A section of the Falco rusticolus isolate bFalRus1 chromosome Z, bFalRus1.pri, whole genome shotgun sequence genome encodes:
- the KIAA1958 gene encoding uncharacterized protein KIAA1958 homolog, whose amino-acid sequence MEDCLHTSSENLSKLVSWAHSHGTICSLIPNLKHLLSEGAHGNLTAMWGCSAGHAYHWPLAATCRAGSQERVCFQDSRSFNSDSPSMLGVPSEAQASPLERYPGRPGKAKLDCTRTRDSCDFSYCSEPSELGEPVEEYEDEATLFDMVCESSVTDEDSDFEPHPHRAPSGPRKRPAAGLPAAAQAQPADEGGGEVLLKKIKQELPEDYYIVANAELTGGADGPALALTQMSKPKPQAQAGPSCLGPARALPQPAMGPDPDPQRLSTSPPGMSRLATQRPTRGPLASPARGAGGGPVAALQVPATSSNTTAAAGKPISIPLSALQLPGQEEPPASEETLLPTPQPAPGGEAASSPSVSAEPEVSSSQQQPHAAPTAPPEAAAQSVPDQDERAAELSREQNEKTIRSTQTALRNFREFLISKYPSETREIYVIPCKELDAYLASFFVDARQKDGSEYEPNSLANYQCGLERYLKEHRYGYSITRDKEFKRSQEALKQKQIELRCKGKGNKPHKSMKLTFADELILRKRGLLSRYNPEGLLNLVWLNNTKAFGHCTGFHGSTLKWGDIRLRVTETGLEYLEWMGPDNGDANAKSKRGGTDSRVYATQHSPQTCPVQDYKEYAQRRPPAMRYEDAPFYLSIKPVVNLAALHWYNCQALGKNKLAKMVKTMCEKGNIPGRKTNFSVYQSCSTLSEAQSNQLVLICNNLSQQAAQSMASHSNTGNFIVSASYDSSSDTA is encoded by the exons ATGGAGGATTGCCTTCACACCTCCTCTGAAAACCTCTCCAAGCTGGTGAGCTGGGCCCACAGCCACGGGACCATCTGCAGCCTCATCCCCAACCTCAAGCACCTGCTCTCCGAGGGGGCCCATGGCAACTTGACAGCCATGTGGGGCTGCAGCGCTGGCCATGCCTACCACTGGCCCCTGGCCGCCACTTGCCGGGCCGGCTCCCAGGAGCGTGTCTGCTTCCAGGACAGCCGCAGCTTCAACTCGGACAGCCCCAGCATGCTGGGAGTGCCCTCGGAGGCACAGGCCAGCCCCCTGGAGCGTTACCCAGGCCGGCCAGGGAAGGCCAAGTTGGACTGCACCCGCACTCGTGACTCCTGTGACTTCTCCTATTGCAGTGAGCCGTCGGAGCTAGGCGAGCCCGTGGAGGAGTACGAGGATGAGGCCACCCTCTTTGACATGGTGTGCGAGTCCTCGGTCACCGATGAGGACAGTGACTTTGAGCCACACCCCCACCGGGCCCCCTCTGGCCCCCGCAAGCGGCCAGCTGCTGGCCTGCCCGCCgctgcccaggcacagcctgctGATGAGGGTGGTGGCGAGGTGCTGCTCAAGAAGATCAAGCAGGAGCTCCCCGAGGACTACTACATAGTGGCTAACGCTGAGCTGACGGGTGGTGCTGATGGGCCGGCCCTGGCCCTGACACAGATGTCCAAGCCCAAGCCGCAGGCCCAGGCTGGGCCCTCCTgcctgggccctgccagggccctgccccagcctgccaTGGGCCCCGACCCCGACCCGCAGCGCCTCTCCACCTCCCCCCCGGGCATGTCCCGGCTGGCCACACAGAGGCCGACCCGGGGCCCCCTGGCCTCCCCAGCACGGGGGGCAGGCGGTGGCCCTGTGGCGGCCCTTCAGGTGCCAGCCACCAGCTCCAACACCACCGCAGCTGCCGGGAAACCCATCAGCATCCCCctctcagccctgcagctgcctggtcAGGAGGAGCCACCAGCCTCCGAGGAgaccctcctgcccaccccgcAGCCAGCTCCAGGGGGCGAGGCAGCCAGCTCGCCCTCGGTGAGCGCGGAGCCTGAGGtcagctccagccagcagcagccccatgccgcccccaccgccccccctGAGGCAGCGGCGCAGTCAGTGCCAG ACCAGGATGAGAGAGCAGCGGAgctcagcagggagcagaatgagAAGACCATTCGCAGCACACAGACAGCTCTCCGCAATTTCCGAGAGTTCCTGATCTCCAAGTACCCCTCTGAGACCCGTGAGATCTATGTCATCCCCTGCAAAGAGCTTGATGCCTACCTTGCTTCCTTCTTTGTGGATGCCAGACAGAAGGATGGGTCTGAATACGAGCCAAACAGTCTGGCCAACTATCAGTGTGGGCTGGAGCGGTATCTCAAAGAGCACAGGTATGGATACAGTATTACGAGAGATAAGGAGTTCAAGAGGTCCCAGGAAGCtctaaagcaaaagcagataGAGCTCAGGtgtaaaggaaaaggaaacaagccACACAAATCTATGAAGCTCACCTTTGCTGATGAGCTTATCCTGCGTAAAAGAGGCTTGTTAAGCCGGTACAATCCTGAAGGGCTGCTGAACCTTGTCTGGCTGAACAACACTAAAGCGTTTGGACACTGCACAGGTTTCCATGGGTCCACCCTCAAGTGGGGAGACATCAGGCTGCGGGTGACAGAGACTGGGTTGGAATACCTGGAGTGGATGGGGCCAGACAATGGAGATGCCAACGCCAAAAGCAAGAGAGGGGGGACGGACTCACGGGTGTATGCCACCCAGCACTCCCCACAGACCTGCCCTGTGCAAGACTACAAGGAGTATGCCCAGAGGCGGCCTCCAGCCATGCGCTACGAGGACGCGCCTTTTTACCTGTCCATCAAACCTGTCGTCAACTTGGCTGCACTTCACTGGTACAACTGCCAAGCTCTGGGGAAAAACAAGCTTGCCAAGATGGTAAAGACGATGTGTGAGAAGGGCAACATCCCTGGTCGGAAGACCAACTTCAGTGTCTACCAGAGCTGTAGCACCCTCTCAGAAGCGCAGAGCAACCAGCTGGTGCTGATCTGCAATAACTTGAGCCAGCAGGCTGCCCAGTCCATGGCAAGCCACTCGAATACTGGCAACTTCATAGTGTCGGCATCCTATGACTCTTCCTCGGACACAGCTTGA